A portion of the Salvelinus fontinalis isolate EN_2023a chromosome 32, ASM2944872v1, whole genome shotgun sequence genome contains these proteins:
- the LOC129830921 gene encoding iroquois-class homeodomain protein irx-1-like, whose translation MSFSQLGYSQFLSGSQEVYGGDRAGLGRDGGADGGVNQAATAAAVSSMLGMYGNPWAAQNYSAFLPYSGADLALISQMNPQYDLKDSPGAHPGGLAVHASAGFYPYGQYGYGDPNRAKAATRETTSTLKAWLQEHQKNPYPTKGEKIMLAIITKMTLTQVSTWFANARRRLKKENKVTWGRSAEDRDGRIFSSDNEDEPEKHGSEDEEEEEIDLESIDIDKVEENPGDQREVEGEGKLAARDASDSGSLESQRTMSVKALRSTEGPISPIKAPVGPCKNAVDLSPNAPVCQRPPQNKPKIWSLAETATSPDSSIKPSPAVSIPHQATIPSHHPALLPGHGIYTCQIGKQLHNWANAAFLSANSLLGVRSLLGAANPAGHHMPLHGALNHQDARLTQASGASCTEEESGDESLESFSPKRDDDVNIRRSGSPKSPFQLITDRSHHGTVQRALSTISTI comes from the exons ATGTCTTTCTCGCAGCTGGGGTACTCCCAGTTTCTAAGTGGCTCCCAGGAGGTTTACGGGGGCGACCGGGCCGGCTTAGGCCGGGATGGAGGCGCGGATGGCGGCGTGAATCAGGCAGCTACTGCCGCTGCTGTTAGCTCGATGCTGGGGATGTATGGTAACCCGTGGGCGGCTCAGAACTACAGCGCGTTTCTCCCCTACAGCGGTGCAGACCTCGCCCTCATATCGCAAATG AACCCCCAGTACGATCTGAAGGACAGCCCAGGAGCCCACCCGGGAGGTCTGGCTGTCCACGCTAGCGCAGGGTTCTACCCGTACGGCCAGTATGGCTATGGCGACCCGAACCGAGCCAAGGCCGCTACGAGGGAGACCACCAGCACTCTGAAGGCCTGGTTGCAGGAGCACCAGAAGAACCCGTACCCCACCAAGGGAGAGAAGATCATGCTGGCCATCATCACCAAGATGACACTCACACAG GTGTCCACGTGGTTCGCCAACGCGCGCCGGCGTCTGAAGAAGGAGAACAAGGTGACGTGGGGCCGCAGCGCGGAGGACCGGGATGGACGGATCTTCAGCAGCGACAATGAGGACGAGCCTGAAAAACACGGGAgcgaggatgaagaggaggaggagatcgaTTTAGAAAGTATCGACATCGATAAAGTCGAGGAGAACCCAGGAGATCAGAgggaagtggagggagaggggaagttgGCCGCCAGGGACGCATCGGATTCTGGTAGCTTGGAGAGCCAGAGGACGATGTCTGTCAAGGCCCTCAGAAGTACGGAGGGGCCTATTTCTCCCATTAAGGCGCCTGTTGGTCCTTGTAAAAACGCTGTGGATCTTTCCCCCAATGCACCGGTGTGCCAGAGGCCCCCACAGAACAAGCCCAAAATCTGGTCTCTGGCTGAGACGGCCACAAGCCCCGACAGTTCCATCAAACCTTCCCCGGCTGTCTCGATTCCTCACCAGGCCACGATCCCCTCCCACCACCCGGCCCTACTCCCGGGTCATGGAATATACACATGCCAGATCGGGAAGCAGCTCCACAACTGGGCCAACGCGGCGTTCCTCAGCGCCAACTCTCTGCTGGGTGTCAGGTCGCTTCTTGGCGCGGCTAACCCAGCCGGACACCACATGCCTCTCCATGGCGCGCTGAACCATCAGGACGCACGGTTGACGCAGGCCTCAGGGGCATCGTGcacagaggaggagagtggagatgAGTCGTTGGAGAGCTTCAGTCCAAAGCGAGATG ATGACGTGAATATTCGCAGGTCTGGCTCGCCGAAGTCTCCCTTCCAGCTGATTACTGACAG ATCTCACCATGGAACGGTGCAGCGGGCCCTCTCGACAATTTCCACAATATGA